A region of the Ranitomeya imitator isolate aRanImi1 chromosome 5, aRanImi1.pri, whole genome shotgun sequence genome:
aaaaggtctgtcagcatatatggcaacactggctgccggggggggggggaggaggggacctgcaaccaaacccaaatcacattattgtgggaacctactaggatcagttgtctttgacccggagggctctgggacttcagaggcggtgtgtgatgcctcgtgtctacggcggcgctgtctctttgcctctgtgaaggaaaaaaaaagttcggtcagcagttagctgtgccacatagtacttttcaccgttcatactgtcccatagctgtggcacatagtggctctgcaacattcaaactgtcccatagcagtggcacatagtggctctgcaacgttcaaactgtcccatagcagtggcacatagtggctctgcaacattcaaactgtcccatagcagtggcacatagtggctctgcaacattcaaactgtcccatagcagtggcacatagtggctctgcaacgtagaaactgtcccatagctgtgtcacatagtggctctgcaacgttcaaactgtcccatagcagtggcacatagtggctctgcaacgtagaaactgtcccatagctgtgtcacatagtggctctgcaacgttcaaactgtcccatagcagtggcacatagtggctctgcaacattcaaactgtcccatagcagtggcacatagtggctctgcaacgtagaaactgtcccatagcagtggcacatagtggctctgcaacgtagaaactgtcccatagcagtggcacatagtggctctgcaacattcaaactgtcccatagcagtggcacatagtggctctgcaacattccaactgtcccatagcagtggcacatagtggctctgcaacattcaaactgtcccatagctgtggcacatagtggctctgcaacgttcaaactgtcccatagcagtggcacatagtggctctgcaacattcaaattgtcccatagcagtggcacatagtggctctgcaacgtagaaactgtcccatagcagtggcacatagtggctctgcaacgtagaaactgtcccatagcagtggcacatagtggctctgcaacattcaaactgtcccatagcagtggcacatagtggctctgcaacattccaactgtcccatagctgtggcacatagtggctctgcaacattcaaactgtcccatagctgtccaacatacttttgggtacctgagtactaacctctgctaatctcctggcgaagctcctgcaggcgctctgggcttttcgacttgagatcgccccattttttaacaatctgggccttggtccgagttatcccaaaccgcttcctgaggccctcagacaccacacggacaacttcctccttgtgctggttgcggtgcagcaccatccctgtggtttcatactgcatcctatccattgttccaataaggaacttgagctctgggatgcccataggtggaccacggcgactggcagccattatcacgatgtcaggggacaaaaacaagctagggcaggcacgcaggaacgctgtaacgtcatcacgccgtcatagaccacgagcgtacttaacgtgccgctccggcgttatataacgatacttcgaacggcatttactatgtgcgttcctttcttaacgctcagtcgtcacaaatgtgacgctgttcataaacggcaacgctattgcgatgccaatggcgcggcaggacggcggagcgcagctcctcctctgggcgttgctcttcagggtcattccatctaaaatggcggcgagaatgcgttctgctcctctggggcagccagaactccttttttttatttcccagatggatgccatggattacgagggtctggagagccgccctgcccacccacacatccacaagcgagaagtgcttggacaaataacaagaatgatggaaaggaggtttggtgtctgccgcagtcagcttcagctgcgtaaaaaatgggctgacctccgctataaaacgccacaaatgtttgcggagttgcgtgcggaggcaaggcgaggcaagtactagtactagctttgctctgcagcactcaacatttgtgtgtaaacattgtgattctttactttaggtgtagagagacagcggcggcaagtcagacacaccattgccaccagtaccccatcttcaggcaccagtgggagcccacagtccgggacatcacgtaagttcacaatcatttattgcattttttttaacatcacacgggacataacagggtacctgaaatatttgaagacattacagacgcagtaatgacccagcggcctaccacacctccaccatctgttgcgaccatgcaccctcgcacccctgtgaagtgtgatataaattttatgtttcagtatattgttagctttgatctgcagcactctacatgtgtttttaaagattgcgtttgtaaactttctgtgtagagagacagcggcagcaacaggtacctgccattgccagcagcaccacagcatccagcaccagcgggagcccacagtccgtgacgtcacgtaagttaacaatcatagattacaatttttcaactgcatacgggacataagagggtagcggaaatatttgaatacattacagacgcagtaatgacccagcggcctaccacgccaccaccagagagcagacggcctcgcacccctacaccaccctcaacacctccctttcgacactcctcttcctcccccgggtcggcggcattctccccagaagctaacatacgtaagtgaccaaaactgcgagcgcttcccaacggcgtgttccatagttaaccagatctgttattatttgcttttaggtgctgcagcagtggccagatcgctgggatgggacattagcagctctggttctggcaatgaggaaccggcgtcccttctccgtaagtatcaagataatgcgagtggttttctgctggatgtcaccatagacaaccaaaactgtaaaatatattaaaatttacatcgccctgtggtgccagaccaaatagaaatttacaacacagaaaattcggtcctgccccagaggtcgagatgtattttcagaggaatcaacgttggttctccaacatcttctatccacagaaacggccaccgtaagagagctcctggcgagacaattgcgactggagcggacagcagcgctcctgcagcagacagcagcgctcctccagagtcaagtggagcagcagggcgtgacgctgcgacacctcttgggcaggagataatattttttttggtgggggggttatgttatattttgttgtaaaataatttaaaaccaagaagtgttacaaaaaaaaacaaaaatcttcgcattctttctttaatgtttaccaagctataagggttaacagcaacattgtataggcatcacatttaaagttatttagcgaggtttatatgacagcaaagcaaaaaaacaaatttttatgttatacggcgcgatcctgccacggtacagctccagaaccattaaagtactgacagtatttttcgcgacagtcccttgcatcgtctgcctgtctgccagatccaagagcttgaagagctgtaaaattttcaggttgtgtacgccattccccgggcacaatatctccggttcgtgcgtccactgcatcaataaacgaaggaggagaataggagttcgtatcatgacgtctcaggaaattatggagcacacagcatgccaaaaccacaatgtctatagacggcagcttcaagttgatagctgtgtggaacactctaaaccgatttgccattatcccaaaggcattttcaaccacacgacgggccctcgacaaccggtaattaaagattctgcgctccggtgtgagtgttctctgtgcaaatggcttcagcaaatgtggatgaagagggaaagcttcatcagcgatgaagacaaaatttaggtttgcttttgtgtcttcatttactggcaacagcagttcattgttcctcaagctttccccaaatgaagtgtgttcaaaaacaccaccgtcggagactcgaccattcatgccaacatccacatcgacaaactcatagtttgcattgacaagggccatgaggatcacactgaaatatcctttgtagttgaaaaaaaatgatccagagttggctggttgcgtgatgcgcacatgctttccatctaatgcaccaccgcagtttggaaactgccacagctcatcaaaatcggaaccaatcctcttccagtcatccgccgtcttgggaaactgcaagatgagaaggaaacatgtacaaatttggtcaaatatattatgcacatacactctcatgtggacatcctacagcgattgaggcgcagtatggattagtataacaaagtcaacaacacagagtatgcaggcagccatttttttttcagatggcttcggtcactcagagggggtgctaaacaatatatctaaataatagaatcaataaaattacgttgggagcagcaaataaaaaagggtggcgcagggttggagcagcacatatcagaatggagacgcaaaatggtagcagcacatgtcagaatggaggcgcaggatcacagcagcacatgtctgaatgggggcgcaggatgggagcagcacatgataggatgtagaacatatacctatagaaatgctcgccatcagggcgtagaactggttcaatagctagtataatatatcgacataacacagcagccaaaaaaaaattgtagtacctccatataatgccttaagctctgcacaatggcctcgcatgtctccggaatcacaacgctcaggaaaggtctggaaacagctgcggaaaactgcaaatcctgaagagaccttcctgttgccaggaagcgcagtgtcaccgccaacctttcctccacgggcacggctgcacgcatcggcgtatcacacctttgtatgagtggcgtaacagcagacagtattattttgaaggattcctcggacatccgaaggtagtttcggaaatcttgagggttattgtcacgtaactctcttatgagacccatgtgtgacaatgtggatcttttctgcagccagctccgggtccacatgcgacgttttcgtttaggacgtctctcctcttggagacgtgctgcctcaaacaccagggcagcagcaacaacagaactctcatcggaagtgagcatagttcctaaaaagaaaacaaacgtacaataaatacacgtgcttacaaaacaatgttctgaccattgatctaataactatatatgttactactggtattaaatggggcagtcaaccatctcgatctgtaaaaggattaattaattgggccacgcaacagctgtgtacctgaggttctcaggcctaccatactcaaaggaacaatcaaccacactccagcgtttatccccgttgaagcgcaacatatgctacgctgtagcgttatacataccttttgcggtaaaagtctagtagttaaaagtccagggaatccagcgaatttaggagttctgttcacagcacgtgctacagagagaaatgaatagcgcgctcgagagctccggttttatccgctgggaacaatagtcctttgtcgaatgagcgcacagtattgtaccgcccaatcagcacacgggaggtggagaattcagcgctcctacgtagccagctcctccgccctcctccgcccttta
Encoded here:
- the LOC138638259 gene encoding uncharacterized protein, whose protein sequence is MLTSDESSVVAAALVFEAARLQEERRPKRKRRMWTRSWLQKRSTLSHMGLIRELRDNNPQDFRNYLRMSEESFKIILSAVTPLIQRCDTPMRAAVPVEERLAVTLRFLATGRSLQDLQFSAAVSRPFLSVVIPETCEAIVQSLRHYMEFPKTADDWKRIGSDFDELWQFPNCGGALDGKHVRITQPANSGSFFFNYKGYFSVILMALVNANYEFVDVDVGMNGRVSDGGVFEHTSFGESLRNNELLLPVNEDTKANLNFVFIADEAFPLHPHLLKPFAQRTLTPERRIFNYRLSRARRVVENAFGIMANRFRVFHTAINLKLPSIDIVVLACCVLHNFLRRHDTNSYSPPSFIDAVDARTGDIVPGEWRTQPENFTALQALGSGRQADDARDCREKYCQYFNGSGAVPWQDRAV